The Hyperolius riggenbachi isolate aHypRig1 chromosome 3, aHypRig1.pri, whole genome shotgun sequence genome window below encodes:
- the LOC137562471 gene encoding cornifelin homolog isoform X1 — MGALIKTVHHQLHPVVADHLDYISLPLPASHCQNFLVTDRKTMEAIVSQPGMVTTQTVTISQGNRWTTDLCDCCDDCGICCCALWCFPCMQCNTASEFGECFCLPLMDPTMMGYVGCSGVCPPITMAMRAGVRERYKIQGSICDDCVRSCCCYTCTWCQLAREIRRRGNWSQVTTAQTTVLTNVPLLPNAQGYTPLTEY, encoded by the exons atgggagctctcattaaaactgttcaccaccagctgcatcctgtggttgctgatcacttggactatataagtctgcctcttcctgcaagtcattgccagaacttccttgttacag ATCGGAAGACTATGGAAGCCATTGTCAGCCAGCCCGGCATGGTCACCACACAGACAGTGACTATCAGTCAGGGGAATCGCTGGACCAccgacttgtgtgactgctgtgaTGACTGCGGTATCT GTTGCTGTGCCCTCTGGTGTTTCCCGTGCATGCAGTGTAACACTGCCAGTGAATTTGGGGAGTGTTTCTGTCTTCCACTGATGGATCCGACCATGATGGGATATGTGGGGTGTAGCGGGGTCTGTCCCCCCATCACTATGGCCATGAGAGCTGGCGTCCGAGAGCGATACAAGATTCAG ggCTCCATCTGTGATGACTGCGtccgctcctgctgctgctacacCTGCACATGGTGCCAGCTGGCCCGTGAGATTCGGAGGAGGGGTAACTGGTCCCAGGTCACCACCGCCCAGACCACCGTCCTCACCAATGTGCCTCTCTTACCCAATGCCCAGGGCTACACTCCCCTCACCGAGTACTGA
- the LOC137562471 gene encoding cornifelin homolog isoform X2, whose translation MEAIVSQPGMVTTQTVTISQGNRWTTDLCDCCDDCGICCCALWCFPCMQCNTASEFGECFCLPLMDPTMMGYVGCSGVCPPITMAMRAGVRERYKIQGSICDDCVRSCCCYTCTWCQLAREIRRRGNWSQVTTAQTTVLTNVPLLPNAQGYTPLTEY comes from the exons ATGGAAGCCATTGTCAGCCAGCCCGGCATGGTCACCACACAGACAGTGACTATCAGTCAGGGGAATCGCTGGACCAccgacttgtgtgactgctgtgaTGACTGCGGTATCT GTTGCTGTGCCCTCTGGTGTTTCCCGTGCATGCAGTGTAACACTGCCAGTGAATTTGGGGAGTGTTTCTGTCTTCCACTGATGGATCCGACCATGATGGGATATGTGGGGTGTAGCGGGGTCTGTCCCCCCATCACTATGGCCATGAGAGCTGGCGTCCGAGAGCGATACAAGATTCAG ggCTCCATCTGTGATGACTGCGtccgctcctgctgctgctacacCTGCACATGGTGCCAGCTGGCCCGTGAGATTCGGAGGAGGGGTAACTGGTCCCAGGTCACCACCGCCCAGACCACCGTCCTCACCAATGTGCCTCTCTTACCCAATGCCCAGGGCTACACTCCCCTCACCGAGTACTGA